In Simplicispira sp. 125, one DNA window encodes the following:
- a CDS encoding formate dehydrogenase beta subunit: MSVVTVYVPCDSAALAVGADAVAQCIAQEAAARGLDVHIVRNGSRGLFWLEPLVEVATPAGRVAYGPVAPSDVAGLFDAGLATGGAHPLCHGPTGAIPYLARQQRLTFARMGMTDPRSLADYQAYGGFDGLRNAIAMPPEAIVQTLIESGLRGRGGAAFPAGIKWKTVAGAQAVQKYIVCNADEGDSGTFSDRMTMEGDPFMLIEGMAIAALAVGATQGYVYVRSEYPHAIATLNAAIALAEAGGFLGTNVLGSGKAFHLQVRKGAGSYVCGEETALLESIEGKRGIVRAKPPLPALAGLFGQPTVINNVITLASVPIILARGAPFYRDFGVGRSHGTLPFQLAGNVKHGGLVETAFGLTLRELLYDYGGGSATGRPIKAVQVGGPLGAYLPESQWDIPLDYEAYAAIGAGIGHGGIVVHDDTANLSQLARYAMEFCALESCGKCTPCRIGSTRGVEVIDKIRANQQRPQQVALLRDLCDTMVHGSLCAMGSMTPIPVTSALKHFPQDFGLAAPD; the protein is encoded by the coding sequence ATGAGCGTTGTCACCGTTTATGTTCCCTGCGACTCGGCCGCGCTGGCCGTGGGTGCCGACGCGGTGGCCCAATGCATCGCACAAGAAGCGGCAGCGCGGGGCCTGGATGTACACATCGTGCGCAACGGTTCGCGCGGCCTGTTCTGGCTCGAACCCCTGGTCGAAGTGGCCACCCCCGCCGGGCGCGTGGCCTATGGCCCAGTGGCCCCCAGCGATGTGGCGGGGCTGTTCGACGCCGGCCTGGCCACGGGCGGCGCGCACCCGCTGTGCCATGGGCCGACCGGCGCTATTCCTTACCTGGCGCGCCAGCAGCGCCTGACCTTTGCGCGCATGGGCATGACCGACCCGCGCTCGCTGGCCGACTACCAGGCCTATGGCGGCTTTGACGGCCTGCGCAACGCCATCGCCATGCCCCCCGAAGCCATCGTGCAGACGCTGATCGAGTCGGGCCTGCGCGGGCGCGGCGGTGCGGCGTTTCCGGCGGGTATCAAGTGGAAGACGGTGGCGGGCGCGCAGGCAGTGCAAAAGTACATCGTCTGCAATGCCGACGAGGGCGACTCGGGCACCTTCTCGGACCGCATGACCATGGAGGGCGACCCCTTCATGCTGATCGAAGGCATGGCGATTGCAGCGCTGGCCGTGGGCGCCACGCAGGGCTATGTCTATGTGCGCTCGGAATACCCACACGCCATCGCCACGCTCAACGCCGCGATTGCGCTGGCCGAAGCGGGCGGCTTTTTGGGCACCAATGTGCTCGGCTCGGGCAAGGCGTTTCACCTGCAGGTGCGCAAGGGCGCGGGCTCGTACGTGTGCGGCGAAGAAACCGCGTTGTTAGAGAGCATCGAGGGCAAACGCGGCATCGTGCGCGCCAAGCCGCCGCTGCCTGCACTGGCCGGTTTGTTTGGGCAGCCCACCGTCATCAACAACGTCATCACGCTGGCCAGCGTGCCCATCATCCTGGCGCGGGGCGCGCCGTTTTACCGCGACTTTGGCGTGGGCCGCTCGCATGGCACGCTGCCGTTTCAGCTGGCGGGCAACGTCAAACATGGCGGGCTGGTGGAGACGGCCTTTGGCCTGACACTGCGCGAGCTGCTGTATGACTACGGCGGCGGCTCGGCCACGGGTCGGCCGATCAAGGCGGTGCAGGTGGGCGGGCCGCTGGGCGCTTATCTGCCCGAATCGCAGTGGGACATTCCGCTCGACTATGAAGCCTACGCCGCCATCGGCGCAGGCATTGGCCACGGCGGCATCGTGGTGCACGACGACACCGCCAACCTGTCGCAGCTGGCGCGCTACGCCATGGAGTTTTGCGCGCTCGAATCGTGCGGCAAATGCACGCCGTGCCGCATCGGCTCGACGCGCGGCGTGGAGGTGATCGACAAGATCCGCGCCAACCAGCAGCGCCCGCAGCAGGTGGCGCTTTTGCGCGACCTGTGCGACACCATGGTGCACGGCTCGCTGTGCGCCATGGGCAGCATGACGCCGATTCCCGTCACTTCGGCCCTGAAACATTTCCCGCAGGACTTCGGTCTTGCCGCGCCGGACTGA